In Erigeron canadensis isolate Cc75 chromosome 6, C_canadensis_v1, whole genome shotgun sequence, the following are encoded in one genomic region:
- the LOC122603641 gene encoding protein ETHYLENE INSENSITIVE 3-like, whose amino-acid sequence MLMFDEMGFCEQLGVFCAQNVQGEMNSIPTETGTVMDDDFSDEEIDVDELERRMWRDKMKLKKLKESSSQVKENVSAAKQQQFQEQARRKKMSRAQDGILKYMLKMMEVCKAQGFVYGIIPEKGKPVSGASDNLREWWKDKVRFDRNGPAAVAKFQAANSIPGENETSTSIGPTPQTLQELQDTTLGSLLSALMQHCDPPQRRFPLEKGVPPPWWPTGNEEWWPQLGLQKDQAGPPPYKKPHDLKKAWKVGVLTAVIKHMFPDVAKIRKLVRQSKCLQDKMTAKESATWLAVINQEESFARELYPELCPPVMSSGWSGSFAVNEDAGEYDVEVGHQEPEPNFDLQDIKPNNLGSVNYQTVDSSVPDRKRKSPPVNEVIDHKIYTCEFVKCPYSQPFHGFLDRTSRDNHQMNCSYRNVGVRNFRFVQPKQAVGSPLVAEPADPFDLTNLGVPEDGQKMINELMSFYDTNIQENNTKPEPRNLSSLNDLFPRQQNLKFQEGNTKPGQRNMVGSDDPFLGQLNMQYHESNFLHHGFETNITLSQQAHSFNNIHQDGFKMMFGSYNTDYTLPKRQDGPVWF is encoded by the coding sequence ATGCttatgtttgatgaaatgggaTTTTGTGAACAACTTGGTGTTTTTTGTGCTCAAAACGTGCAAGGCGAGATGAACTCTATTCCAACGGAAACAGGAACTGTTATGGATGACGATTTTTCAGATGAAGAAATTGATGTTGATGAATTAGAAAGAAGAATGTGGAGGGataaaatgaaactaaaaaagCTCAAAGAATCGTCAAGTCAGGTGAAAGAAAACGTCAGTGCAGCCAAACAACAGCAGTTTCAAGAGCAAGCAAGAAGGAAGAAAATGTCAAGGGCACAAGATGGAATATTAAAGTACATGTTAAAGATGATGGAAGTATGCAAGGCGCAAGGTTTCGTTTATGGGATTATACCGGAAAAAGGGAAGCCTGTTAGTGGTGCTTCTGATAATCTCCGGGAATGGTGGAAAGATAAAGTTCGGTTTGACCGTAATGGGCCAGCAGCTGTAGCCAAGTTTCAAGCGGCAAATTCAATCCCTGGAGAAAATGAGACATCGACTTCAATTGGGCCTACACCACAAACATTACAAGAGCTTCAAGACACCACACTTGGTTCATTATTATCAGCTCTCATGCAGCATTGTGATCCTCCACAACGGCGGTTTCCATTGGAAAAGGGGGTTCCACCACCGTGGTGGCCAACTGGTAATGAAGAATGGTGGCCGCAGTTGGGGTTACAGAAGGACCAAGCTGGACCTCCTCCTTATAAAAAGCCACATGATTTAAAGAAAGCCTGGAAAGTTGGTGTTTTGACCGCTGTTATCAAGCATATGTTTCCAGATGTTGCTAAGATTAGGAAACTAGTGCGGCAGTCGAAATGCTTACAAGATAAAATGACCGCCAAAGAAAGTGCAACATGGCTAGCCGTAATTAACCAGGAGGAGTCGTTTGCCAGAGAACTTTACCCTGAGCTATGCCCGCCAGTCATGTCATCAGGCTGGAGTGGCTCGTTCGCAGTTAATGAGGATGCTGGTGAATATGATGTTGAAGTTGGTCACCAGGAGCCTGAACCCAACTTTGACTTGCAGGATATTAAACCAAACAATCTTGGTTCAGTCAATTATCAAACAGTTGACTCCAGTGTGCCAGATAGAAAGAGGAAGTCCCCTCCAGTAAATGAGGTTATTGATCACAAGATTTACACTTGCGAGTTTGTAAAATGCCCTTACAGTCAACCATTTCACGGGTTTCTTGACCGAACGTCAAGAGATAATCATCAAATGAACTGCTCTTATAGAAATGTTGGGGTTCGTAATTTTCGTTTTGTCCAACCAAAACAAGCGGTTGGTAGTCCTCTAGTCGCTGAACCCGCAGATCCTTTTGATTTAACAAATTTAGGAGTTCCTGAAGATGGTCAAAAGATGATCAACGAGCTTATGTCATTTTACGATACAAATATCCAAGAAAACAACACAAAGCCCGAGCCCAGAAACTTATCTAGTTTGAATGATCTATTTCCTCGACAACAAAACCTCAAGTTTCAAGAAGGCAACACAAAGCCTGGCCAGAGAAACATGGTGGGTTCAGATGACCCATTTCTTGGTCAACTAAATATGCAATATCACGAGAGCAACTTTCTTCACCACGGATTTGAAACTAACATAACACTTTCACAACAAGCTCACAGTTTCAACAACATTCATCAAGATGGTTTCAAGATGATGTTTGGTTCTTACAACACGGATTACACGTTGCCAAAACGGCAAGACGGACCAGTCTGGTTCTAG